Part of the Venturia canescens isolate UGA chromosome 2, ASM1945775v1, whole genome shotgun sequence genome is shown below.
TGTTCATCTGCTCTGCACTAACAGAACAATGGACGAGGCTCTAGTGACTCAGCCAACTACCAAACTATGTTTTTCCGACCAAATACATTGCGTCGAGCTGTCACCTTACGAATGGTCACAACATCTTATTTGCATCGCTCTTAGTCAGGAAATTATCGTAGGAACGGTCCATTTCCAGGTACTTAGCCCATCACTGCGTCGGTGGAAtttggttttatttttttccccaacagAAATATGTAAACAATTCGAGCTCTTCAaaacattttaaatattttcctaCTACAAAGGACACATCAAATCGTAACCataaatagcaaaaaaaactcattcgGTGAACTATCCTacacatgaattttgaaacttttaaCATTTTTAGGACGAGGATGAACTCATCGAGGATATTTCTTACAAACCCCTTAGAACATTTCATCACGATACCAGAGTTCACACAATTGCCTGGAGTCCGGACACTTCGCTGAGCGTTGTTCCCAAAATTGTTTCTTTCTGCGCAGCTGGGGCAGATTTTAAGATACGACTTTACAACAGTAATCTGAAtgatgttcatgtttatgaggTATATGTTTATGAGAATGATTCTCATCGAAGAGTCAAGACTTTACAATTTTTACCTTCCTTGGTATATTCTCTCTCAAATTAATTTACTCaatacataaaacataaaattttataatttttcatatttaaaaaaatattcgttagTTTTTCTGGATCATTTCATATCTGACTCAACACCATAAGAATACAAACTCTCTTGTGCAAACTGAATTTCTAATATTCTTGTATAAgagtaaaattgaaaaactgacGAATGCACACTTATTTGAATACTTGCAGGTTTTGCAAAAATGTTTACATCTGTGTCTAtctcaataaaattgaaaacctGTTTCAGATATTGGAAAGCCACAAGGATTACATAAATGATTTGTCGTACGAGTCAGAGGGTGAACTTTTGGCATCAGTGTCGGACGACCACACGTGCAAGTTGTGGGCCGTGAAGGAGGAACAAAAGTATGTGACCAGTTTTTATCTAACATCGCCAGGAATGAGCGTTTGTTGGCATACCGAGGAATCCGGAAAATTGTTAGTCGCCGAAAAAAACGGTTTGATTCATATGTACAACGTGAGGAGTCAGCAGGCAATAATGTCGTTAGATGCTGGAGTTATTCCATTGACATGTGCCGACTGGGGACCAAATCCGTTGAAGGTCGTTTGTCTGGCATCTGGTGAGCTACTACTGTGGGATGTTTCGAGACCCAGTCGTCCGACGGAAAGCCGAACGCTTCACATCGAAGGCGGTCTATCTGTGAAATTTGCACGGGGCAACGAGAACCTCGTTGCAAGTCTCGGTCGTCCTGATAATCTCGTAAAAGTCACGAATTTGCGGACTAAACAAGTCGTTATGTGCGGTAAAGTTCGGCTGGTTGGTAGTATAACGTGGCATCACAAATTACCTTACCTCTGTGCTGCCAACGATCGTGAACTTTTCTTCTGGCGTTTGAACTCAAAGTGATGGACCAACGAAAGGTTGCATCGGTGCCAATTTGCCAACGAAACATCCACATTGCGCTTCGAAATGAAATACAATAATCGAGAATATTTTAATTGTATAAAAGTGTTTTTAttcctgaaatgaaaattttgcctGTTTTCTATCTTCCAACAAAACTGcaaactttaatgaaaaaaagtattcttCGTTATCGAAGGGGAGCGaaagaaaaaccaaaaaatctcAGTGCTATCGtacaaaaaatttcgtataaaaatAAAGCCCAGATATTTTATCAATCGTTCTACGATTGGTAAATTGTAATACTGCTTTAGGATATCGCTTTCAACCATGTCTCGGTCAGGGTTTTCGTGAAACTATCCTTAGTGTCACCGTCCGCTAGAATACTCGCTAATTCGGTCGCTTTGCTATAAGCGAGCATTGGACTGGGCGCGCAAACGCGTTCTtccaaaaaacgttttttttcgttcctcaaGTGATCCAATCTTTCGAGAAGACGCTTCCTATTTTCTTTGTCTTCATTTTCGTCCTCAGGTTTTTGAAAACTTCCTGAAAATCCAAAAttctaaaattatttaaaaaattcgctAAAGTGTTCCATTTCATTTGTATcgttaaaacttgaaaatcaaATCCATAAATGGTTCTTAGTGTTTTTTATCATACCGAGTGCAGCTGCGAGTGAAGTCTCGAGTTTGTTGATCTCGTTCGTCATTGTCGAGTACTCGACGCTCTGCTTATTGAGAGTATCCTCTAACATGTTTTCGACGAGTCTCAAAATTTTGTCGAGATTTTTGAGATCAGTAATATCGTGGGAATTGAGCCAATCGAGAAGACCGAGACACAAGAAAGCTCGTAAACTCTTACAAACACTCAAGTCATTTTTAACAAATAAACTATTCTCGTTTTCAGGACTTGTATTTTCTAAATTAACGAGTAATCTGATCAGTAAACTTCCACCGTTGCTGTTTGTTTTCGTTGGATAAACAGTTTCATACTGTGAAACGGCTCCGACAGCGGCAACTAAATggcaaatttgtttttgtaacgAATCCGCGATTGCGTATAATGCTAAATAATGACTCGCAGTGATCCAAAGCATTTGCTCGTTTTCTGGAGTAGAGAAATTTGTAGCCTGTGACAAAACATTGTAATGATCAAGATTATTCTCGCATTTTGATCGCAATGTTTCCAAAAGATTACTTCCCCCTCCATCCTCAATCCACGCGGACATCGTACAAGGATCGATAACTTTtgccacaatttttttcatttcttcaaatACTTCTAACTGTGCTCGACGATGAtttatttctgaaaatttttcgacaaattttcttGCAGTTGCACAGTCCGAAACAAGAAGACACTCGTTGAAAGCTTGTTCGGCCAAAGACTCGGACAACCCGGGCTCACTGGTGAGTTGTCCAAGTTCCGCACTGAGTTCCAAAACTTTGAGATCTTTTCGTCGGCTCAAAAGTCTAGCGGCTTTTGCAAAATCCCCAAGTTTAACATAACATTGAGCTGCTTCCTCGAAATTACCGTCTCTGCTCGCGTTGTTCGCCCATTCGTTGAGaatcttcgttaatatttcATCTTCTTTGTCAACTTTGCATCTCGCGAGAACGTAAGCTtctttgtacattttttgatCAATGTAAATTTCGATTGCACGATGAATCTTATGAATGGAAAGAAGATAAGAAACAGCCTTTGTGGGATTCGATTCAAACACTAATTGAGTCGCGTAAGCTTCGCAAGTCTCTTGCCAGGTTTTCATAGACAGACCAGCTGAGAGAGACaccaaaaaatcatttaatcTCTTCTCCGCTATGGCTTCTTGCAAATTTTTCCTCAAGCCATTGTTCCACATACTTATTTCTGTGCTCATATTGTAATGAGCTTGACTCTTGAGAGAAATGTGTTCTTGATCCAAAATCATCGTGATATTTTTCGAGCTGCCAAAAAtcgttggaattttttcagtaCTCTCATCCGTTTTTTCATCCACCACATCCGTCCCGACTTTCCAATCTTTAGTCATAAGATCTCGAAGTGATTCAACGTAAGCAGACTTATCAGACAAACGTTTCGAATACGCCGAAAGATAAGAGcctttttttggtttttcctTTATTGGCTTTAGACCGTTACTAATATGAACACTTTCCTTAGTCTGATCCGGAACTTCCGATTTCAACGGTTCTGACTCGCATGCTTTCGTCTCTGGAGCCATTTCATTAGGTACTTCTTGAGCTGCTTTTTTGCTCTTGCTTTTCTTCGTTCTTATACGTTtctgatatattttttcaacaggTTGAACGACTTCCTGATCCGAAATTTTC
Proteins encoded:
- the Nup37 gene encoding nucleoporin Nup37, encoding MPAVSTMDEALVTQPTTKLCFSDQIHCVELSPYEWSQHLICIALSQEIIVGTVHFQDEDELIEDISYKPLRTFHHDTRVHTIAWSPDTSLSVVPKIVSFCAAGADFKIRLYNSNLNDVHVYEILESHKDYINDLSYESEGELLASVSDDHTCKLWAVKEEQKYVTSFYLTSPGMSVCWHTEESGKLLVAEKNGLIHMYNVRSQQAIMSLDAGVIPLTCADWGPNPLKVVCLASGELLLWDVSRPSRPTESRTLHIEGGLSVKFARGNENLVASLGRPDNLVKVTNLRTKQVVMCGKVRLVGSITWHHKLPYLCAANDRELFFWRLNSK